A genomic segment from Bradyrhizobium sp. CB1015 encodes:
- a CDS encoding SDR family oxidoreductase, giving the protein MDLHLRGKRVLITGASKGIGAAAAEAFAEEGAHLLLAARSGDQLKALADRLRAAHQIDAATSIVDLRKEDDVARLAKEAADIDVLVNNAGDIPGGSIDKIDEAAWRHAWELKVFGYINLTRYIYAQMKARGGGVIVNDIGAAGEKFDANYICGSAGNAALMAFTRALGGKSLADNIRVVGINPGPVGTDRHVTLLKTRAKHQFGDESRYKEFQKSLPLGRPAHAREIGDLMAFLASDRAGYTSGVIYTVDGGISAGWG; this is encoded by the coding sequence ATGGATCTGCATCTGCGCGGCAAGCGCGTCCTGATCACCGGCGCGTCCAAGGGCATTGGCGCAGCCGCCGCCGAGGCCTTCGCCGAGGAAGGCGCGCACCTCCTCCTCGCGGCGCGTAGCGGCGATCAGCTCAAGGCGCTGGCCGACCGCTTGCGCGCCGCGCATCAGATCGACGCCGCAACGAGCATCGTCGATCTGCGCAAGGAGGACGACGTGGCCCGGTTGGCGAAAGAAGCCGCAGACATCGACGTGCTCGTCAACAATGCGGGCGACATCCCCGGTGGCTCGATCGACAAGATCGACGAGGCGGCCTGGCGGCACGCCTGGGAATTGAAGGTGTTCGGCTATATCAACCTGACGCGGTACATCTACGCGCAGATGAAGGCCAGGGGCGGCGGCGTCATCGTCAACGACATCGGCGCGGCCGGCGAAAAATTCGATGCCAACTACATCTGCGGCAGCGCCGGAAATGCCGCGCTGATGGCGTTCACACGGGCGCTCGGCGGCAAGAGCCTCGCCGACAACATCCGCGTGGTCGGCATCAATCCCGGTCCCGTCGGCACCGACCGTCACGTCACGCTCCTGAAGACGCGGGCCAAGCACCAGTTCGGCGACGAGAGCCGCTACAAGGAATTCCAGAAGAGCCTGCCGCTCGGCCGTCCCGCGCATGCGCGCGAGATCGGCGACCTCATGGCGTTCCTCGCCTCGGATCGCGCCGGCTATACGTCGGGTGTGATCTATACGGTGGACGGCGGCATCAGCGCGGGGTGGGGGTAG
- a CDS encoding tartrate dehydrogenase, whose protein sequence is MSKKQYRIAVIPGDGIGKEVMPEGLRVLEAAAKKHNVSLHFDHFDFSSYDYYEKHGQMMPDDWKEKIGKHDAIYFGAVGWPAKIPDHVSLWGSLIKFRREFDQYVNLRPVRLMPGVPSPLAGRKPGDIDFWVVRENTEGEYSSVGGRMFPDTDREFVTQQTVMTRTGVDRILKFAFELAQSRPKKHLTSATKSNGISITMPYWDERVEAMAKNYPSVKWDKYHIDILTANFVLHPDWFDVVVGSNLFGDILSDLGPACTGTIGIAPSGNINPEGDFPSVFEPVHGSAPDIAGQGIANPIGMIWSGAMMFEHLGEKEAGKSIVEAIERTLAERTLRTKDLGGNADTTACGKAVADMVD, encoded by the coding sequence ATGAGCAAGAAACAATACCGGATCGCGGTCATTCCCGGCGACGGCATCGGCAAGGAGGTGATGCCGGAGGGCCTGCGCGTTTTGGAGGCGGCGGCGAAGAAGCACAACGTCTCGCTGCATTTCGACCATTTCGACTTCTCGTCTTACGACTATTACGAGAAGCACGGCCAGATGATGCCCGACGACTGGAAGGAGAAGATCGGCAAGCACGATGCGATCTATTTCGGTGCGGTCGGCTGGCCGGCCAAGATCCCGGACCACGTTTCGCTGTGGGGCTCACTGATCAAGTTCCGCCGCGAGTTCGACCAGTACGTGAACCTGCGCCCGGTGCGGCTGATGCCCGGCGTGCCGTCGCCGCTGGCGGGGCGCAAGCCCGGCGATATCGATTTCTGGGTGGTGCGCGAGAACACCGAAGGCGAATATTCCTCAGTCGGCGGCCGCATGTTCCCGGACACCGACCGCGAATTCGTGACGCAGCAGACGGTGATGACCCGCACCGGCGTCGACCGCATCCTGAAATTCGCCTTCGAGCTCGCGCAGTCGCGGCCGAAGAAGCACCTGACCTCGGCGACCAAGTCCAACGGCATCTCGATCACCATGCCGTATTGGGACGAGCGCGTGGAGGCGATGGCTAAGAACTATCCAAGCGTGAAGTGGGATAAGTACCACATCGACATTCTCACCGCGAACTTCGTGCTGCATCCGGACTGGTTCGACGTCGTGGTCGGCTCCAACCTGTTCGGCGACATCCTCTCCGACCTCGGCCCGGCCTGCACTGGCACGATCGGCATCGCTCCGTCCGGCAACATCAACCCCGAGGGTGATTTCCCCTCGGTGTTCGAGCCGGTGCACGGCTCGGCGCCCGACATCGCAGGCCAGGGCATCGCCAACCCGATCGGCATGATCTGGTCCGGCGCGATGATGTTCGAGCATCTCGGCGAGAAGGAAGCCGGCAAGTCGATCGTCGAGGCGATCGAGCGCACGCTCGCCGAACGGACGCTGCGCACGAAGGATCTCGGCGGCAATGCCGACACGACGGCGTGCGGCAAGGCGGTCGCGGATATGGTGGATTGA